A region of Rhipicephalus microplus isolate Deutch F79 unplaced genomic scaffold, USDA_Rmic scaffold_65, whole genome shotgun sequence DNA encodes the following proteins:
- the LOC119162150 gene encoding dnaJ homolog subfamily B member 6, with translation MTEDYYKILEVRRDASQEEIRRAYRRLALRLHPDKNPQGKEAAEAHFKAVSEAYEILSDKAKRRLYDQFGKSAFDAQPQTQSPSTNLNGATYAFTFRDPREVFRDFFGTAGGPFQDLFGRQDQGVAKEARGTTILTGGLPFWQQSFSGGRRPGFLYNMDDVFFATHVPAGMSVAPGFTGVPTQEMLSAWYEGGKRIETRTTLDDSVKMVLRFEDGVPVSRAVNGFVQAVTENNEVQGSVSTAPPAAGGAPVFSKRSSQTRLPRPPSRTFVETSSVRQSDSKQGIPPKFAAIHAPSKTGRSRTRSGKPAGGPKDAPKCFKPSKKDSADVVAGPSASQTQPKRKQSK, from the coding sequence ATGACCGAAGACTACTACAAAATCCTAGAAGTGCGACGAGATGCTTCGCAGGAAGAAATACGACGCGCCTACCGGCGATTGGCGCTCAGACTGCACCCGGACAAGAACCCTCAAGGAAAGGAGGCGGCCGAGGCGCACTTCAAAGCTGTCTCCGAGGCGTACGAGATTCTTTCGGACAAAGCCAAACGGCGCCTGTACGACCAGTTCGGCAAGAGCGCCTTCGACGCTCAGCCGCAGACCCAATCACCCAGCACCAATTTGAACGGGGCCACGTACGCGTTCACCTTTCGCGATCCACGTGAAGTTTTCAGAGACTTCTTCGGAACGGCAGGTGGCCCATTCCAGGATCTGTTCGGTCGACAGGACCAGGGTGTCGCCAAGGAAGCACGTGGTACTACCATTCTGACCGGTGGCCTGCCTTTCTGGCAACAGAGCTTCAGTGGTGGCCGACGCCCGGGATTTTTGTACAATATGGATGACGTGTTCTTCGCCACGCACGTGCCGGCTGGCATGAGCGTGGCGCCTGGTTTCACTGGCGTTCCGACGCAGGAAATGCTCTCCGCCTGGTACGAAGGCGGCAAGCGCATCGAGACGCGTACCACCCTTGATGACAGCGTGAAGATGGTGCTGCGTTTTGAGGACGGCGTGCCGGTGTCGCGCGCTGTCAACGGCTTCGTGCAGGCTGTCACTGAAAACAACGAGGTTCAAGGCAGCGTGTCTACTGCACCTCCGGCAGCTGGCGGAGCCCCGGTGTTCTCCAAACGTTCCTCACAGACTAGGCTGCCACGGCCGCCCTCTAGGACGTTTGTGGAAACTAGTAGTGTGCGTCAAAGTGACTCCAAACAGGGGATTCCGCCTAAGTTCGCTGCTATTCACGCACCGAGCAAAACAGGAAGAAGCCGCACTCGCTCTGGCAAACCAGCAGGCGGGCCTAAGGACGCCCCAAAATGTTTCAAGCCCTCCAAGAAGGACTCTGCTGATGTTGTTGCCGGCCCGTCAGCCTCCCAGACACAACCGAAGAGGAAGCAGTCCAAGTAG